The following coding sequences lie in one Sphingopyxis macrogoltabida genomic window:
- a CDS encoding acyl-CoA dehydrogenase translates to MDDIAQLLAETLDRLLDEHCTGRRIREIEAGEPAETLWSLIEESGFADALLPETNGGAGLDLAQTYPLFELCGRHAVPVPLAQTMVARAALAAAGVSPPPGSIAIGRATQDGYGAIHAPAVSFGQVADWALVALGDAAVLLRVEVRDRHVFPLDASLSWQAAALTGAAALPIGGTLLELEACLASAQLAGAMARIFEQTLDYANGRQQFGRPIGKFQTVQHQLSVMAELVFASRMAAQLGCRASSDERFALAVAAAKARTSEAALEVATIAHAVHGAIGFTAELDLQLFTRRLHAGRLSAGSESFWHDRLGKTLIAEWHGPCLDMIQAITRQEGDAR, encoded by the coding sequence ATGGACGATATCGCACAACTGCTCGCCGAGACGCTCGATCGCTTGCTGGACGAGCATTGCACCGGCCGCCGCATTCGCGAAATCGAAGCGGGTGAACCGGCAGAGACTCTCTGGAGCTTGATAGAAGAGAGCGGCTTTGCCGATGCACTGCTTCCGGAAACAAACGGAGGCGCCGGTCTCGACCTCGCACAGACCTATCCACTCTTCGAGCTCTGCGGCCGCCACGCGGTCCCGGTACCGCTCGCGCAAACGATGGTTGCCCGCGCCGCGCTGGCGGCAGCCGGCGTCAGTCCTCCTCCTGGAAGCATCGCGATCGGCCGGGCCACGCAGGACGGTTATGGCGCGATCCATGCCCCGGCGGTATCGTTCGGCCAAGTCGCCGACTGGGCGCTCGTCGCGCTCGGCGATGCAGCGGTCCTCCTTCGGGTCGAGGTCCGCGACCGGCATGTCTTCCCGCTCGACGCGTCCCTGTCGTGGCAGGCGGCAGCCCTAACGGGTGCGGCCGCGCTCCCGATCGGTGGCACGTTGCTCGAACTCGAGGCCTGTCTCGCATCGGCGCAGCTTGCGGGCGCGATGGCGCGTATTTTCGAGCAGACGCTCGACTATGCCAACGGCCGCCAGCAATTCGGGCGTCCGATCGGCAAGTTCCAGACGGTGCAGCATCAGTTGAGCGTCATGGCGGAACTCGTGTTCGCCTCGCGCATGGCAGCGCAGCTCGGCTGTCGGGCAAGTTCCGACGAACGGTTTGCGCTCGCAGTCGCCGCCGCGAAGGCGCGAACGTCGGAAGCGGCGCTCGAGGTTGCGACGATTGCGCACGCCGTCCATGGCGCGATCGGCTTCACTGCCGAACTCGATCTGCAGCTCTTCACGCGCCGCCTGCACGCGGGACGCCTCTCCGCCGGGTCCGAATCCTTCTGGCACGACCGCCTCGGGAAGACGCTCATCGCCGAGTGGCACGGCCCCTGTCTCGATATGATTCAGGCGATTACCCGACAGGAAGGCGATGCACGATGA
- a CDS encoding acyl-CoA dehydrogenase family protein, whose amino-acid sequence MTGLASLDLAAIPDEDEALRPAVRAFLEEAVCSRPADRRARSWSGYDPAFSRELARRGWLGLTLPPEYGGGGRSSFARFVIAEEMLNAGAPVGSHWIADRQSGPLILKYGTEDQKRFYLPRICRGEAFFCIGMSEPNAGSDLASIATRAEREGDQWVLNGQKIWTTNAHGSHFMIALVRTSGSTSDRQKGLSQVIIDLSLPGVTVRPIEDLSGDSHFCEVFFENVRLRPDALIGTEGQGWEQVTAELAFERSGPERIYSSMVLLDEWLAFVRTKMGGSPASTRLAGRLAAHLAPLRALSIAVTEKLSRGESPVVEAALVKDLGTSFEQMVPAVIADDLGSRAPELVPMELWQTLAYATQSSPSYSLRGGTREILRGMIARGLGLR is encoded by the coding sequence ATGACCGGTCTCGCCTCGCTCGACCTGGCGGCGATCCCGGACGAAGATGAAGCACTTCGCCCGGCTGTGCGCGCCTTTCTCGAGGAAGCGGTTTGCAGCCGTCCGGCCGATCGGCGGGCACGCTCTTGGAGCGGTTATGATCCCGCGTTCAGCCGCGAGCTGGCAAGGCGGGGATGGCTCGGCTTGACGCTTCCTCCCGAATATGGCGGGGGTGGCCGGTCTTCGTTCGCGCGCTTTGTCATCGCCGAAGAGATGCTCAACGCCGGGGCACCGGTCGGATCGCACTGGATCGCGGACCGCCAGAGCGGACCCCTCATCCTCAAATATGGCACCGAAGACCAGAAACGTTTCTACCTTCCGCGCATCTGCCGGGGCGAGGCCTTTTTCTGCATCGGCATGAGCGAACCCAACGCAGGTTCGGACCTCGCAAGCATCGCCACCCGCGCCGAACGCGAAGGCGACCAATGGGTCCTGAACGGACAGAAGATCTGGACGACCAACGCGCATGGCTCGCACTTCATGATCGCGCTCGTGCGCACATCCGGAAGCACGTCCGACCGTCAGAAGGGCCTGTCGCAGGTCATCATCGACCTGTCTTTGCCGGGGGTGACCGTCCGGCCGATCGAGGATCTGTCCGGCGATTCCCATTTTTGCGAAGTTTTCTTCGAGAATGTCCGGCTGCGGCCGGACGCGCTGATCGGCACCGAGGGCCAGGGGTGGGAACAGGTGACCGCCGAACTGGCGTTCGAGCGGAGCGGACCGGAGCGGATCTATTCGAGCATGGTCCTTCTCGACGAATGGCTGGCGTTCGTCCGCACCAAGATGGGCGGTTCGCCTGCGTCGACGCGGTTGGCGGGCCGGCTTGCCGCCCATCTCGCGCCGCTTCGCGCGCTGTCGATCGCTGTGACGGAAAAACTGTCGCGGGGAGAAAGCCCTGTCGTCGAGGCTGCGCTGGTCAAGGACCTTGGAACGAGTTTCGAGCAAATGGTCCCCGCGGTCATTGCCGACGATCTGGGCAGCCGCGCGCCAGAGCTCGTACCGATGGAACTGTGGCAAACGCTGGCCTATGCAACGCAATCGTCGCCTTCCTACTCGCTGCGCGGAGGGACGCGCGAGATTTTGCGCGGGATGATCGCTCGCGGTCTGGGGCTGCGCTGA
- a CDS encoding CaiB/BaiF CoA transferase family protein, translating into MVERTDGQRSLDGIRVLDLSRILAGPWATQTLGDLGAEIIKVERPGLGDDTRQWGPPFLADMEDVATSDSAYFLCANRNKRSLAVDFTQAEGQAIIRRLAVTSDVLVENFKVGGLNAYGLDYAALKALNPRLIYCSITGFGQDGPYAHRAGYDFLMQGMGGLMSITGLPDDAPGGGPMKVGVALTDILTGLYADIAILAALRAREVTGQGQHIDLGLLDVQVACLANQAMNHLYGGTPRRLGNGHPNTVPYQDFPTADGHMIIAVGNDRQFQRLCEALGRPDLATDPDYRDNRSRLAHRDTLLPIIRGVLLTRTTREWMALFEPLGVPCGPINSVADVFADPQVVARGDQIALTHANGREIPLVANPIRLSDTPVAYDRAPPTLGQDSREILESHLGMDDAEIARLIASGVIA; encoded by the coding sequence ATGGTTGAGCGCACCGACGGGCAACGATCACTGGACGGCATTCGCGTCCTCGATCTGTCGCGCATCCTCGCTGGTCCATGGGCGACGCAAACGCTCGGCGACCTCGGCGCTGAGATCATCAAGGTCGAGCGCCCTGGCCTCGGTGACGATACGCGGCAATGGGGGCCACCCTTCCTTGCCGACATGGAGGATGTGGCGACCTCCGATTCGGCCTATTTTCTTTGTGCCAACCGCAACAAGCGATCGCTCGCGGTGGATTTCACCCAAGCTGAAGGCCAGGCGATCATTCGCCGCCTCGCAGTGACGAGCGACGTCCTCGTCGAGAATTTCAAGGTCGGCGGACTCAATGCCTATGGTCTCGACTATGCGGCGCTCAAGGCCCTCAATCCGCGGCTCATCTATTGCTCGATCACCGGTTTCGGCCAGGACGGCCCCTATGCACATCGGGCCGGTTACGACTTCCTCATGCAGGGCATGGGCGGCCTGATGAGCATCACGGGCTTGCCTGATGACGCGCCGGGCGGCGGTCCGATGAAGGTCGGCGTTGCGCTAACCGATATCCTGACCGGCCTTTATGCCGATATCGCGATCCTAGCTGCGCTGCGCGCGCGCGAGGTCACGGGCCAGGGCCAGCACATCGATCTCGGGCTGCTCGACGTCCAGGTCGCCTGCCTCGCCAATCAGGCCATGAACCATCTCTACGGCGGCACGCCCCGCCGCCTCGGCAATGGCCACCCCAATACCGTCCCCTATCAGGATTTTCCGACCGCCGACGGCCATATGATCATTGCCGTCGGTAACGATCGGCAGTTCCAGCGTCTGTGCGAAGCGTTGGGCCGCCCCGACCTCGCGACCGATCCCGACTACCGCGACAATCGGAGCCGGCTCGCGCATCGCGACACGCTGCTTCCGATCATCCGCGGCGTCCTGCTCACCCGCACGACCCGCGAGTGGATGGCCCTGTTCGAGCCCTTGGGGGTACCCTGCGGGCCGATCAATTCGGTCGCCGACGTCTTTGCCGATCCCCAGGTTGTCGCGCGCGGCGACCAGATCGCGCTCACCCACGCGAACGGACGAGAGATCCCGCTTGTCGCCAACCCGATCCGGCTTTCCGACACGCCCGTCGCCTACGACCGCGCCCCGCCGACGCTCGGCCAGGATTCGCGGGAAATCCTCGAAAGCCACCTCGGAATGGACGACGCCGAAATAGCCCGCCTGATCGCGAGCGGGGTCATCGCATGA
- a CDS encoding acyl-CoA dehydrogenase has product MSAYPRYSDHSRETFDAVLDTAERIADERFAPFNRLVDVSEPTFDGEHVHLPEATAAAVEAHAAAGLIAAGHDYDLGGMQLPYLVEMAANSFFHMASIGLSAYGMLTAANANLLMAHGTPAQRQAFAHPQLCGAALGTMCLSEPQAGSSLADIVTRAVADGDDFEADPLGPRYRIRGNKMWISGGEHDLAGNIVHLVLAKIAARDGSTGPGVRGISLFVVPRTMVDRAGEPVGPRNDIALAGLNHKMGYRGTVNTLLNFGEGMRPLASTDAGTPSAGAIGYRIGEPGRGLAYMFHMMNEARINVGLGATMLGFAGYAASLGYARERPQGRPRREGGKDATAPQVPIIEHADVKRMLLAQKAYAEGGLALGLYCGKLVDAVRHDPDPVTVARATTLLEILTPIAKSWPSEWCLEGNNLAIQIFGGYGYTRDFPVEQFWRDNRLNMIHEGTHGIQGLDLLGRKAIMDDGAALKLWRETIRDACFKAGRFQLLADHAAAVDAAADRVVRATQDAWIDDDPQSALANATPYLQAFGHVTMAWIWLDVARAALAGLPDAAADRADLLRGKLQAARYFFGFELPKVDAWLDVVATRNPAALEMRDAWF; this is encoded by the coding sequence TTGAGCGCCTACCCGCGCTACTCCGACCATTCACGGGAGACATTCGATGCGGTCCTCGACACTGCCGAGCGCATCGCGGACGAGCGCTTCGCGCCGTTTAACCGGCTGGTCGACGTGTCCGAACCGACCTTCGACGGCGAGCATGTGCATTTACCCGAGGCGACCGCTGCGGCGGTAGAGGCGCACGCCGCTGCCGGCCTCATCGCGGCCGGGCACGACTATGATCTTGGGGGCATGCAGCTGCCCTATCTTGTCGAAATGGCGGCCAACAGTTTTTTCCACATGGCAAGCATCGGACTCAGCGCCTACGGCATGCTGACGGCGGCGAACGCCAACCTGTTGATGGCGCACGGGACCCCCGCGCAGCGCCAAGCCTTCGCGCATCCGCAGCTCTGCGGGGCTGCCCTTGGAACCATGTGTCTGAGCGAGCCGCAGGCCGGTTCGAGCCTCGCCGACATCGTCACGCGCGCTGTCGCCGACGGCGACGATTTCGAAGCGGATCCGCTTGGGCCGCGATACCGGATCCGCGGGAACAAGATGTGGATATCCGGCGGCGAGCACGACCTCGCCGGCAATATCGTCCACCTGGTGCTCGCGAAAATCGCCGCGCGCGATGGTTCGACAGGTCCCGGCGTGCGCGGCATCTCGCTCTTTGTCGTTCCCAGGACAATGGTCGATCGGGCGGGAGAGCCCGTCGGCCCCCGCAACGACATCGCGCTTGCGGGTCTCAACCACAAAATGGGCTATCGCGGCACCGTCAACACCTTGCTGAACTTCGGCGAAGGCATGCGGCCGCTTGCGTCGACCGACGCTGGCACGCCGAGCGCTGGTGCCATCGGCTACCGCATCGGCGAGCCGGGCCGGGGCCTCGCATATATGTTCCACATGATGAACGAGGCCCGGATCAACGTCGGGTTGGGAGCGACGATGCTGGGCTTCGCGGGCTATGCGGCATCGCTCGGCTACGCCCGCGAGCGCCCGCAAGGACGGCCCCGCCGCGAGGGCGGCAAGGATGCGACGGCGCCGCAGGTGCCGATTATCGAACATGCCGATGTGAAGCGAATGCTGCTCGCGCAGAAGGCCTATGCCGAAGGCGGCCTCGCCCTTGGGCTCTATTGCGGAAAGCTCGTCGATGCGGTCCGCCACGATCCCGATCCGGTCACGGTTGCGCGCGCCACAACCCTTCTCGAAATCCTTACCCCTATCGCCAAGAGCTGGCCGAGCGAATGGTGCCTTGAGGGGAATAATCTCGCGATCCAGATCTTCGGTGGCTATGGCTACACGCGCGATTTTCCGGTCGAGCAATTTTGGCGCGATAACCGCCTGAATATGATTCACGAAGGCACGCACGGAATTCAGGGGCTCGACCTGCTCGGCCGCAAGGCGATCATGGACGACGGCGCCGCGCTGAAGCTCTGGCGCGAGACGATCCGCGACGCCTGCTTCAAGGCGGGGCGGTTCCAGCTCCTCGCCGACCACGCTGCCGCCGTCGATGCCGCTGCGGATCGGGTGGTGCGCGCGACGCAGGACGCCTGGATCGACGACGATCCGCAGTCCGCGCTCGCGAACGCTACGCCCTACCTTCAGGCCTTCGGCCATGTCACCATGGCCTGGATCTGGCTCGATGTCGCGCGGGCTGCGCTTGCGGGCCTGCCCGATGCGGCCGCCGACCGGGCCGACCTCCTTCGCGGCAAGCTTCAGGCAGCGCGCTATTTCTTCGGCTTCGAGCTGCCGAAGGTCGATGCCTGGCTGGACGTGGTTGCAACGCGCAACCCCGCCGCGCTCGAGATGCGCGACGCCTGGTTCTGA
- a CDS encoding 3-hydroxyacyl-CoA dehydrogenase NAD-binding domain-containing protein, translating into MPKIVSYRREGPALIVEIDNPPLNVSSQAVRAGLVEAFEAAARSDAMAIILRGAGRAFMAGADIAEFDLDALPRPDPNAVHALIEQSHIPVVALLHGAVLGGGLELALACHGRVADPAARLGLPEVKLGVIPGSGGTQRLPRLIGPAPALDMMLSGRAVDATEALALGLVDRLADADATHAAFMLACDLARAGAPWPQAARMAMADDTGEVAAARRANLPDPARGGMAAHAIVDCVEAGARQSFEAALDFERDAFERCKASAASRALRHLFFAEREAARIPGLPPHVQARAIESVGIIGAGTMGSGIAMCFADAGIPVTMVDAAAAGLDRGLDLVARHYAAAAAKGRIAPAEAEARRDRIVGTLDDRDIADCDLVIEAAFEDMDVKRAICARLGEICKPEAIVATNTSSLDVNLLAEASGRAGSFVGMHFFSPANIMKLLEIVRGDDTDPNVLATVLALAKRIGKVPVVSGVCFGFIGNRMLEGYLRETEALLLEGASPAQIDKAVEAAGMAMGPCRMIDLAGVDVAAKVVLEQEKSGILPPDPDYRMVVRRLFDLGRLGQKSGSGYYHYDGRVPVEDPAVAEISRQLAADHNITQRTDIADAEIVERCLLPLVNEGARILDEGIAYRPGDVDLVWVNGYGFPSYLGGPMHMAEAMGHDRIVDRLSHYAAARGNRFGYWTPSGWFNLQAIDADPALN; encoded by the coding sequence ATGCCGAAAATCGTAAGCTATCGCAGGGAAGGCCCGGCGCTCATCGTCGAGATCGACAATCCGCCGCTCAACGTCTCGTCGCAGGCGGTGCGTGCAGGCCTCGTCGAAGCGTTCGAAGCGGCTGCGCGGTCCGATGCGATGGCCATCATTCTTCGCGGCGCCGGCCGCGCTTTCATGGCCGGTGCGGACATCGCCGAATTTGATCTCGATGCGCTGCCGCGGCCCGACCCGAACGCAGTCCACGCGCTTATCGAGCAATCGCACATTCCGGTGGTGGCGCTTCTGCACGGGGCGGTGCTCGGGGGAGGGCTCGAACTCGCGCTTGCCTGCCACGGCCGCGTTGCCGATCCTGCGGCAAGACTGGGCCTGCCCGAAGTCAAACTCGGCGTTATCCCGGGCTCGGGCGGCACGCAGCGGCTCCCGCGTCTGATCGGACCGGCGCCCGCGCTTGACATGATGCTGAGCGGCCGCGCAGTTGATGCCACCGAGGCGCTTGCGCTCGGTCTCGTCGACCGGCTTGCGGATGCGGACGCGACGCACGCCGCCTTCATGCTGGCGTGCGATCTCGCCCGTGCCGGCGCGCCTTGGCCGCAGGCGGCGCGCATGGCTATGGCCGACGATACCGGAGAGGTGGCCGCGGCGCGACGCGCAAATCTGCCCGACCCGGCGCGTGGCGGGATGGCCGCCCACGCGATTGTCGATTGTGTCGAAGCCGGAGCCCGGCAGTCGTTCGAGGCGGCGCTGGACTTCGAACGCGATGCCTTCGAACGGTGCAAGGCGTCGGCCGCGTCGCGGGCGCTCCGGCACCTCTTCTTTGCCGAGCGCGAAGCCGCGCGCATTCCCGGCCTGCCGCCTCATGTTCAGGCGCGCGCAATCGAATCGGTCGGTATCATCGGTGCCGGAACCATGGGCAGCGGCATTGCGATGTGCTTCGCCGATGCGGGAATCCCGGTGACGATGGTCGATGCCGCCGCAGCGGGGCTCGATCGCGGGCTCGATCTGGTCGCGCGTCATTATGCCGCCGCCGCGGCGAAGGGCAGGATTGCGCCCGCCGAGGCGGAGGCGCGCCGCGACCGGATCGTGGGCACCCTGGACGATCGCGACATCGCCGACTGCGACCTCGTGATCGAAGCTGCGTTCGAGGATATGGACGTGAAACGGGCGATCTGCGCACGGCTCGGCGAAATCTGCAAGCCCGAGGCGATCGTCGCGACCAATACTTCCTCGCTCGACGTCAACCTGCTCGCGGAGGCGTCGGGCAGGGCCGGTAGCTTTGTCGGGATGCACTTCTTCAGCCCCGCAAACATCATGAAGCTGCTCGAAATCGTGCGCGGCGATGATACCGATCCCAACGTTCTCGCAACGGTTCTGGCGCTCGCCAAGCGGATCGGAAAGGTGCCGGTGGTTTCGGGTGTCTGCTTCGGTTTCATCGGCAACCGGATGCTCGAGGGCTATTTGCGCGAAACCGAAGCCTTATTACTGGAAGGCGCGTCGCCCGCACAGATCGACAAGGCGGTCGAAGCTGCCGGCATGGCAATGGGGCCTTGCAGGATGATCGATCTCGCCGGCGTGGATGTCGCGGCGAAGGTCGTCCTCGAGCAGGAGAAATCGGGCATATTGCCTCCCGATCCCGATTACCGCATGGTCGTGCGTAGGCTGTTCGATCTCGGACGGCTCGGACAGAAGAGCGGCTCGGGCTATTATCACTACGATGGTCGCGTGCCCGTCGAGGACCCCGCGGTCGCCGAGATATCCCGGCAACTTGCCGCGGATCATAACATCACCCAGCGCACGGATATCGCCGACGCCGAGATCGTTGAGCGGTGCCTTTTGCCGCTTGTCAACGAAGGCGCGCGCATTCTCGACGAGGGCATCGCCTATCGGCCGGGCGATGTCGATCTCGTCTGGGTCAATGGCTACGGCTTTCCCTCCTACCTCGGCGGCCCGATGCATATGGCGGAGGCGATGGGGCACGACCGGATCGTCGACCGGCTCTCCCACTATGCAGCGGCTCGCGGCAACCGCTTCGGTTATTGGACGCCGAGCGGCTGGTTCAATCTACAGGCAATCGATGCCGACCCGGCCCTCAATTGA
- a CDS encoding SDR family NAD(P)-dependent oxidoreductase, whose translation MQRLAATASVIGRRAAGSIYRQSMPTRPSIEGRRFPEREDHEVQDLKTKPAIAALFDLSGKAAFVSGASSGIGLHTAQRLAEAGAAVTLAARRVDRLHSEVGRLRKAGYTANAVALDVTRPETIAEAMDWAESQLGQPIDILFNNAGILYAERFVAQKAAEVARIIDTNLTGAFLVAQEGAKRMAARRSGSIINVASTSGLRAGGQLSSYGASKAGLIHLTRIMALELAHRGVRVNALCPGNIRTEMHQTFEEKGFEESLLKRIPMRAIGEVEQLDGATLLLASDASSYMTGAVIPVDGGQLLSWM comes from the coding sequence ATGCAGCGGCTCGCGGCAACCGCTTCGGTTATTGGACGCCGAGCGGCTGGTTCAATCTACAGGCAATCGATGCCGACCCGGCCCTCAATTGAGGGCCGGCGATTTCCCGAGCGAGAGGATCATGAGGTGCAGGACTTGAAAACAAAACCGGCGATTGCGGCACTTTTCGATTTAAGCGGCAAGGCTGCATTCGTATCGGGCGCCTCGAGCGGCATTGGTTTGCACACCGCGCAGCGTCTTGCCGAGGCCGGTGCCGCCGTCACCCTCGCCGCGCGCCGGGTCGACCGACTGCATTCTGAAGTGGGTCGACTTCGCAAGGCTGGCTATACCGCGAATGCGGTCGCGCTGGATGTCACGCGGCCCGAGACTATCGCCGAGGCGATGGACTGGGCCGAGTCCCAGCTTGGCCAGCCGATCGACATATTGTTCAACAATGCGGGCATTCTCTATGCCGAGCGTTTCGTCGCGCAGAAGGCCGCCGAGGTCGCGCGCATCATCGACACCAATCTCACCGGCGCCTTTCTCGTGGCGCAGGAGGGCGCCAAGCGAATGGCGGCGCGGCGGTCGGGGTCCATCATCAATGTCGCCTCGACCTCCGGCTTGCGCGCAGGCGGCCAGCTATCAAGCTACGGCGCGTCCAAGGCCGGCCTGATCCACCTTACGCGCATCATGGCGCTCGAGCTCGCCCATCGCGGAGTCAGGGTGAACGCCCTTTGCCCCGGCAATATCCGGACCGAAATGCACCAGACGTTCGAGGAAAAGGGGTTCGAGGAGAGCCTGTTGAAGCGCATTCCGATGCGGGCGATCGGCGAGGTCGAGCAACTTGACGGGGCCACGCTGCTGCTTGCCTCCGATGCCAGCAGCTATATGACCGGTGCGGTCATACCGGTGGATGGCGGCCAGCTATTGAGCTGGATGTGA
- a CDS encoding SDR family NAD(P)-dependent oxidoreductase produces MSDLSGRTGEGHPRRHAVITGAGQGIGAAIARRLAGQGMRVTLMGRQLAPLAELASDLPDARPVTVDVSDVDAVRDAFETAVSAHGPVDILVSNAGQAGSSPFAQTSPDLWKRMLDVNLSGPFYCAQQVVPQMQSAGWGRIITIASTAGQRGYPFVAGYVAAKHGVVGMTRSLALEVARQGVTVNAVCPGYTETEMVQQGIADVVARTGRSEVEARATFEKFSPQQRLIQPAEVAATVAWLCTEDARGITGQCLAVSGGEVM; encoded by the coding sequence ATGAGCGACCTGTCGGGGCGCACGGGCGAAGGTCATCCGCGTCGCCATGCCGTCATCACCGGTGCCGGACAAGGAATTGGAGCGGCGATCGCCCGCCGGCTGGCCGGGCAGGGAATGCGGGTCACCCTGATGGGCCGCCAGCTGGCACCGCTAGCCGAGCTAGCGAGCGATCTGCCCGATGCCCGGCCGGTCACGGTCGATGTCTCCGATGTCGATGCTGTCCGCGATGCGTTCGAGACGGCCGTCTCGGCGCATGGACCCGTGGATATCCTCGTCAGCAACGCCGGCCAGGCCGGCAGCTCTCCATTTGCCCAGACCAGCCCCGATCTGTGGAAGCGTATGCTCGACGTCAACCTGTCGGGCCCCTTCTATTGTGCGCAGCAAGTCGTGCCGCAAATGCAATCGGCCGGCTGGGGCCGGATCATCACCATCGCGAGCACCGCGGGGCAGCGTGGCTATCCGTTCGTGGCGGGCTATGTGGCGGCCAAACACGGGGTCGTCGGAATGACCCGCTCGCTTGCGCTCGAAGTCGCTCGGCAAGGTGTCACCGTCAACGCGGTTTGCCCTGGTTATACCGAGACCGAAATGGTTCAGCAGGGGATAGCCGACGTCGTTGCGCGGACAGGCCGCAGCGAAGTGGAGGCGCGCGCCACCTTCGAGAAATTCAGCCCGCAACAGCGGTTAATCCAGCCGGCAGAAGTGGCCGCGACGGTAGCTTGGCTCTGCACCGAGGATGCGAGGGGAATCACCGGCCAGTGCCTAGCGGTTTCGGGCGGCGAGGTCATGTAA